From a region of the Streptomyces caniferus genome:
- the paaK gene encoding phenylacetate--CoA ligase PaaK: MPEAATGSEAFDEAERLSADALHALQLTRLRASLQHAHDHVPFYREAFDRAGVHPQDCRSLGDLARFPFTVKDDLRAQYPFGMFAVPKEKVRRIHASSGTTGRPTIVGYTERDLSHWADVVARSLRAAGARPGHTVHIAYGYGLFTGGLGAHYGAERLGCTVVPASGGMTSRQVQIIQDLRPEIIMVTPSYMLTLLDEFERQGIDPRTTSLEVGVFGAEPWTQEMRREIEERFAIDAVDIYGLSEVMGPGVAQECVETKDGLHIWEDHFYPEVVDPITGEVLPDGAHGELVFTSLTKEAMPVIRYRTRDLTRLLPGSARAPFRRMEKITGRSDDMIILRGVNLFPAQVEEIVLRTPGVAPHFQLKLTREGRMDRLTVRAEARPDAPPEVRTVAAGLIARGVKEGIGVSVAVEIVDPETLERSVGKIKRIVDARPRDRAADTS, from the coding sequence CCCACGACCACGTCCCGTTCTACCGGGAGGCCTTCGACCGGGCCGGGGTGCATCCGCAGGACTGCCGTTCGCTCGGCGATCTCGCCCGCTTCCCGTTCACCGTCAAGGACGATCTGCGCGCCCAGTACCCCTTCGGGATGTTCGCCGTCCCGAAGGAGAAAGTCCGCCGCATCCACGCCTCCAGCGGCACCACCGGCCGCCCGACGATCGTCGGCTACACCGAGCGCGATCTGTCGCACTGGGCGGACGTCGTCGCCCGCTCCCTCCGTGCGGCCGGCGCGCGGCCCGGTCACACGGTCCATATCGCGTACGGGTACGGACTGTTCACCGGCGGTCTGGGCGCCCACTACGGCGCCGAACGGCTCGGCTGCACGGTCGTGCCGGCGTCCGGCGGGATGACCAGCCGGCAGGTGCAGATCATCCAGGACCTCCGGCCCGAGATCATCATGGTCACGCCGTCCTACATGCTCACGCTGCTGGACGAGTTCGAGCGGCAGGGCATCGATCCCCGTACGACCTCGCTGGAGGTGGGCGTCTTCGGCGCCGAGCCCTGGACACAGGAGATGCGCCGCGAGATCGAGGAGCGGTTCGCGATCGACGCCGTGGACATATACGGCCTGTCGGAGGTGATGGGGCCCGGCGTCGCCCAGGAGTGCGTGGAGACCAAGGACGGGCTCCACATCTGGGAGGACCACTTCTACCCGGAGGTGGTCGACCCGATCACCGGCGAGGTACTGCCGGACGGTGCGCACGGCGAGCTGGTGTTCACCTCGCTCACCAAGGAGGCGATGCCGGTCATCCGCTACCGCACCCGTGACCTGACCCGGCTGCTGCCCGGTAGCGCGCGGGCCCCCTTCCGCCGGATGGAGAAGATCACCGGACGCAGCGACGACATGATCATCCTGCGCGGGGTCAACCTCTTCCCCGCGCAGGTCGAGGAGATCGTGCTGCGGACGCCCGGGGTCGCCCCGCACTTCCAGCTGAAGCTGACCCGGGAGGGCCGGATGGACCGGCTGACCGTGCGCGCCGAGGCCCGGCCGGACGCTCCTCCCGAGGTGCGCACGGTCGCCGCCGGGCTGATCGCGCGCGGCGTCAAGGAGGGCATCGGGGTCTCCGTCGCGGTCGAGATCGTCGACCCCGAGACCCTGGAACGCTCGGTGGGCAAGATCAAGCGCATCGTGGACGCCCGGCCGCGGGACAGGGCTGCGGACACGTCCTGA
- a CDS encoding alpha/beta fold hydrolase → MAHDGERAGTVEAEGQEWWTASGVRLRRVSSGDGRGNWLFVPGGPGLGSESLHGLVAAARVPGSAWLVDLPGDGSNRGLPAVPADPYAQWPGVLAEAAQALDEVVMVGHSTGGMFLLSVPELPAQLAGLVLISSAPHAGWRSGFARYAQDHPLPEVDAAAERYARQPDDRTLRALTLAAAPWNFRPSASAEGRALLSGLPYCHDAVAWADAHFDDDYRARWTPRDLPTLIVSGDRDHVVDQRLWQDEPGFQGPHVLHRRIAEAGHFPWVENPEAVRTAFADLAARLAPTD, encoded by the coding sequence ATGGCGCATGACGGAGAGAGAGCGGGAACGGTGGAAGCGGAGGGGCAGGAGTGGTGGACGGCTTCGGGAGTCAGGCTGCGCCGGGTCTCCTCCGGTGACGGGCGCGGAAACTGGCTCTTCGTGCCCGGCGGGCCGGGGCTGGGCTCCGAATCCCTGCACGGCCTGGTGGCGGCGGCCCGGGTCCCCGGATCCGCCTGGCTGGTCGATCTGCCCGGCGACGGCTCCAACCGCGGTCTGCCCGCGGTTCCGGCCGATCCCTACGCCCAGTGGCCGGGAGTCCTGGCGGAGGCCGCGCAGGCGCTGGACGAGGTGGTGATGGTCGGCCACTCCACCGGGGGCATGTTCCTACTGTCCGTCCCGGAACTCCCGGCACAGCTCGCGGGCCTGGTGCTGATCAGCAGCGCACCGCACGCGGGCTGGCGCTCCGGCTTCGCCCGCTACGCCCAGGACCACCCGCTCCCCGAGGTCGACGCCGCGGCCGAGCGCTATGCCCGGCAGCCCGACGACCGGACCCTGCGGGCACTGACGCTGGCCGCCGCGCCCTGGAACTTCAGGCCTTCCGCCTCCGCCGAGGGCCGGGCGCTGCTCAGCGGCCTTCCCTACTGCCATGACGCGGTGGCCTGGGCCGACGCCCATTTCGACGACGACTACCGCGCCCGCTGGACACCGCGGGACCTGCCGACCCTCATCGTCAGCGGTGACCGGGACCACGTGGTCGACCAGCGCCTCTGGCAGGACGAGCCCGGCTTCCAGGGGCCGCACGTGCTGCACCGCCGGATCGCGGAGGCCGGCCACTTCCCCTGGGTGGAGAACCCGGAAGCCGTCCGCACGGCCTTCGCCGATCTCGCCGCCCGCCTGGCCCCGACGGACTGA
- a CDS encoding VOC family protein encodes MLTTHYVPGTPNWLDLGAPDIDDAVAFYGAVFGWTFQSAGPDSGGYGFFQLDGKTVGAVGPLMEEGARSAWTVYFQTPDADATLKSVEQAGGAVRVPPMDVFTAGRLAAFTDSTGADFAVWQPGDVQGLETVMEPNSLCWTELYTTDAAAAKGFYRSVFSWSHQDMPMGGDMIYSVVSAPGGGKADDTGHGGIMQLGKEHLEAGSTSEWHPYFGVTDCDATFAAATGQGATALIPPVDAPGVGRLAMVKDPAGAPFALIKGDPTLG; translated from the coding sequence ATGCTGACGACCCACTACGTCCCGGGAACACCGAACTGGCTCGACCTCGGGGCCCCCGACATCGACGACGCCGTCGCCTTCTACGGCGCCGTGTTCGGCTGGACCTTCCAGTCGGCCGGCCCGGACTCCGGCGGGTACGGCTTCTTCCAGCTCGACGGCAAGACCGTCGGAGCCGTCGGCCCGCTGATGGAGGAGGGCGCGCGCTCCGCCTGGACGGTGTACTTCCAGACCCCCGACGCGGACGCCACGCTCAAGTCGGTGGAGCAGGCCGGCGGCGCGGTGCGCGTCCCGCCGATGGACGTCTTCACCGCGGGCCGGCTGGCCGCGTTCACCGACTCGACGGGTGCCGACTTCGCCGTGTGGCAGCCGGGCGACGTCCAGGGCCTGGAGACGGTCATGGAACCGAACTCCCTGTGCTGGACGGAGCTGTACACCACCGATGCGGCCGCCGCGAAGGGCTTCTACCGCTCGGTCTTCTCCTGGAGCCACCAGGACATGCCGATGGGCGGTGACATGATCTACTCCGTCGTCTCCGCACCGGGCGGCGGCAAGGCCGACGACACCGGGCACGGCGGCATCATGCAGCTGGGCAAGGAGCATCTGGAGGCCGGTTCGACCTCCGAGTGGCACCCGTACTTCGGCGTGACCGACTGCGACGCCACCTTCGCCGCGGCCACCGGCCAGGGTGCCACGGCCCTGATCCCGCCCGTCGACGCCCCGGGTGTCGGCCGACTGGCGATGGTCAAGGACCCGGCAGGCGCCCCGTTCGCCCTGATCAAGGGGGACCCGACGCTGGGCTGA
- a CDS encoding fatty acyl-CoA synthetase: MTQARSNTVDGVLRRSARRVPGRTAVRYADRAWTYRELDDAVTAAARLLRADGLRPGDRVASYGHNSDAYLIGFLACARAGLVHVPVNHSLTGEDLRYLVTQSGSALVLTDAALAHRLPDSVRTMPLYGAPDGLLERLAAGAGPDAGGPVTAEPDADEPDADEGVADEPVAEVSDEDLVQLLYTSGTTALPKGAMMTHRALVHEYTSAVVALDLKETDRPLHSLPLYHSAQMHVFLLPYLAVGAENTILDGPDPDRIFDLVEEGLADSLFAPPTVWIALANHPGFTTRELTGLRKAYYGASIMPVPVLERLRARLPALAFYNCFGQSEIGPLATVLGPDEHEGRMDSCGRPVLFVEARVVDEEGREVPDGTRGEVVYRSPQLCTGYWDKPEETAEAFRDGWFHSGDLAVRDADGYFTVVDRVKDVINSGGVLVASRQVEDVLYEHPQVAEVAVIGLPDERWIEAVTAVVVRRSDGTGGTGDADGGAGVGEQELIAAARARLAPFKAPKRVMFVDALPRNASGKVLKRELRARFGAP, from the coding sequence ATGACGCAAGCGCGGAGCAATACGGTCGACGGAGTCCTGCGACGCAGCGCCCGTCGGGTGCCCGGACGGACCGCGGTGCGGTACGCGGACCGGGCCTGGACCTATCGCGAGCTGGACGACGCGGTGACCGCCGCGGCCCGGCTGCTGCGGGCGGACGGCCTGCGGCCCGGCGACCGGGTCGCCTCCTACGGCCACAACTCGGATGCGTACCTGATCGGGTTCCTGGCCTGTGCCCGCGCCGGACTGGTGCATGTGCCGGTCAACCACAGCCTCACCGGCGAGGATCTGCGCTACCTCGTCACACAGTCGGGCAGCGCGCTGGTGCTCACCGACGCCGCCCTCGCGCACCGGCTCCCGGACTCCGTACGCACCATGCCGCTGTACGGGGCGCCCGACGGGCTGCTGGAGCGGCTCGCGGCCGGCGCCGGGCCGGACGCCGGCGGGCCGGTCACCGCTGAGCCGGACGCCGACGAGCCGGATGCCGACGAGGGGGTGGCCGACGAGCCGGTGGCCGAGGTGTCCGACGAGGATCTCGTCCAGCTTCTCTACACCTCGGGGACCACCGCCCTGCCCAAGGGCGCGATGATGACGCACCGTGCCCTGGTGCACGAGTACACCAGCGCCGTCGTCGCCCTCGACCTGAAGGAGACCGACCGGCCGCTGCACTCGCTCCCGCTCTACCACTCCGCGCAGATGCATGTCTTCCTGCTGCCCTACCTGGCGGTGGGCGCGGAGAACACCATCCTGGACGGTCCCGACCCGGACCGGATCTTCGACCTGGTGGAAGAGGGCCTGGCCGACAGCCTGTTCGCGCCGCCGACCGTGTGGATCGCGCTGGCGAACCACCCCGGCTTCACCACCCGGGAGCTGACCGGGCTGCGCAAGGCCTACTACGGGGCCTCGATCATGCCGGTACCGGTCCTGGAGCGGCTCCGGGCCCGGCTGCCCGCACTCGCCTTCTACAACTGCTTCGGGCAGAGCGAGATCGGGCCGCTGGCCACCGTCCTCGGCCCCGACGAACACGAGGGCCGGATGGACTCCTGCGGGCGCCCGGTGCTGTTCGTCGAGGCGCGGGTGGTGGACGAGGAGGGCCGGGAGGTGCCGGACGGCACCCGGGGCGAGGTCGTCTACCGCTCCCCACAACTGTGCACCGGCTACTGGGACAAGCCCGAGGAGACCGCCGAGGCGTTCCGGGACGGCTGGTTCCACTCCGGCGACCTCGCCGTCCGTGACGCCGACGGCTATTTCACGGTGGTCGACCGGGTGAAGGACGTCATCAACTCCGGTGGCGTCCTGGTCGCCTCGCGCCAGGTGGAGGACGTGCTCTACGAGCATCCGCAGGTGGCCGAGGTCGCGGTCATCGGACTGCCGGACGAGCGCTGGATCGAGGCGGTGACCGCGGTGGTCGTACGGCGTAGCGACGGGACGGGCGGCACCGGGGACGCGGACGGCGGGGCGGGCGTGGGGGAGCAGGAGCTGATCGCGGCGGCCCGCGCCCGCCTCGCGCCGTTCAAGGCGCCCAAACGGGTGATGTTCGTGGACGCGCTGCCGCGGAACGCCAGCGGCAAGGTCCTCAAGCGGGAGCTGCGCGCACGGTTCGGCGCGCCCTGA
- a CDS encoding acyl-CoA synthetase: protein MTQDSPPPNGFWAQATADPDRTVLIAPDGEEWTAGRLHAASNQLVHGLRAAGLRRGDAFAVVLPNGVEFFTAYLAASQAGFYLVPVNHHLVGPEIAWIVADSGAKVLIAHERFAEAARHAADEAELPASRRHALGHIDGFRPYAQLLDGQPESAPEDRTLGWVMNYTSGTTGRPRGIRRPLPGTAPESAHLGGFLGIFGITPFDDNVHLVCSPLYHTAVLQFAGASLHIGHRLVLMDKWTPQSMLALIDAHRCTHTHMVPTQFHRLLALPEETRAAYDVSSMRHALHGAAPCPDHVKRAMIDWWGDCVEEYYAASEGGGAFATAEDWLKKPGTVGKAWPISELAVFDDDGNRLPAGELGTVYMKMSTGGFQYHKDEGKTKKNRIGDFFTVGDLGYLDADGYLFLRDRKIDMIISGGVNIYPAEIESVLLGHPAVADAAAFGIPHDDWGEEVKAVVEPAEGQVPGPGLAAEIMAHCARQLAGYKRPKSVDFITVMPRDPNGKLYKRRLRDPYWEGRERAV from the coding sequence ATGACCCAAGACTCCCCACCGCCCAACGGATTCTGGGCGCAGGCCACCGCCGACCCGGACCGTACGGTCCTGATCGCCCCGGACGGCGAGGAGTGGACCGCGGGCCGGCTGCACGCCGCGAGCAACCAACTGGTCCACGGCCTGCGCGCGGCGGGCCTGCGGCGCGGCGACGCCTTCGCCGTGGTCCTCCCGAACGGCGTCGAGTTCTTCACCGCCTATCTCGCCGCGTCCCAGGCCGGTTTCTACCTGGTGCCCGTCAACCACCACCTGGTCGGCCCGGAGATCGCCTGGATCGTCGCCGACTCCGGGGCGAAGGTGCTGATCGCGCACGAGCGGTTCGCGGAGGCGGCCCGGCACGCGGCCGACGAGGCGGAGCTGCCGGCGTCCCGGCGCCATGCCCTCGGTCATATCGACGGCTTCCGGCCGTACGCCCAACTCCTGGACGGGCAGCCGGAGTCCGCGCCCGAGGACCGCACGCTGGGCTGGGTCATGAACTACACCTCGGGCACCACCGGACGCCCGCGCGGCATCCGCAGGCCGTTGCCCGGCACCGCGCCCGAGTCCGCCCACCTGGGCGGATTCCTCGGCATCTTCGGCATCACGCCGTTCGACGACAACGTCCACCTGGTCTGCTCGCCGCTCTACCACACCGCCGTACTGCAGTTCGCCGGCGCCTCGCTGCACATCGGCCATCGCCTGGTCCTGATGGACAAGTGGACGCCGCAGAGCATGCTGGCCCTGATCGACGCCCACCGCTGCACCCACACCCATATGGTGCCCACCCAGTTCCACCGGCTGCTCGCCCTGCCGGAGGAGACCCGCGCGGCGTACGACGTGAGTTCGATGCGGCACGCCCTGCACGGTGCCGCGCCCTGCCCCGACCACGTCAAACGCGCGATGATCGACTGGTGGGGGGACTGCGTCGAGGAGTACTACGCGGCCAGTGAGGGCGGCGGCGCCTTCGCGACCGCCGAGGACTGGCTCAAGAAGCCCGGGACGGTCGGCAAGGCCTGGCCGATCAGCGAACTGGCCGTCTTCGACGACGACGGAAACCGGCTGCCCGCGGGCGAACTCGGCACCGTCTACATGAAGATGAGCACCGGCGGCTTCCAGTACCACAAGGACGAGGGCAAGACGAAGAAGAACCGGATCGGCGACTTCTTCACTGTCGGCGACCTCGGGTACCTGGACGCGGACGGCTACCTCTTCCTCCGCGACCGCAAGATCGACATGATCATCTCGGGCGGGGTGAACATCTACCCCGCCGAGATCGAATCCGTCCTGCTCGGCCACCCCGCGGTCGCCGACGCGGCCGCCTTCGGCATCCCGCACGACGACTGGGGCGAGGAGGTCAAGGCCGTCGTGGAACCCGCCGAGGGCCAGGTGCCGGGGCCCGGACTGGCGGCCGAGATCATGGCCCACTGCGCCCGGCAACTGGCCGGCTACAAACGGCCCAAGTCGGTCGACTTCATCACCGTCATGCCACGCGACCCCAACGGCAAGCTCTACAAGCGCCGGCTGCGGGACCCGTACTGGGAGGGGCGGGAGCGGGCGGTGTAG
- a CDS encoding nitronate monooxygenase, with amino-acid sequence MQTELSNALGVEHAVFGFTPFPAVAAAITRAGGFGVLGAVRYTAPDELARDLDWMQEHTGGLPYGLDVVMPAKKVEGVTEAEVEAMIPEGHRRFVTELLDKHQVPPLAEGEASGWRITGWMEQVARSQLDVAFDYPIKLLANALGSPPADVIRRAHDHGVLVAALAGSPRHARHHKAAGIDIVVAQGYEAGGHTGEIATMVLTPEVVAAVDPLPVLAAGGIGTGEQIAAGLALGAQGVWLGSLWLTTEEADLHSRRLTAKLLAAGPGDTVRSRALTGKPARQLRTEWTDAWDEPGGPGPLPMPLQGLLVAEANSRIQRYEVEPLLGTPVGQIVGRMNSERSVAAVFDDLTRGFERAVDRINRIAGRG; translated from the coding sequence ATGCAGACGGAGCTGAGCAACGCGCTGGGAGTCGAGCACGCCGTCTTCGGGTTCACGCCGTTCCCCGCGGTCGCCGCGGCGATCACCCGGGCCGGCGGGTTCGGGGTGCTCGGCGCGGTCCGCTACACCGCACCGGACGAACTCGCCCGCGACCTGGACTGGATGCAGGAGCACACCGGAGGGCTGCCGTACGGGCTCGATGTGGTGATGCCCGCCAAGAAGGTGGAGGGCGTCACCGAGGCCGAGGTCGAGGCGATGATCCCGGAGGGGCACCGACGCTTCGTCACCGAGCTCCTCGACAAGCACCAGGTGCCGCCGCTCGCGGAGGGGGAGGCGTCCGGCTGGCGGATCACCGGCTGGATGGAGCAGGTCGCCCGCTCCCAGCTCGATGTGGCCTTCGACTATCCGATCAAGCTGCTGGCCAACGCCCTCGGCTCGCCGCCGGCCGACGTCATCCGGCGCGCCCACGACCACGGCGTCCTCGTCGCCGCACTCGCCGGCAGCCCGCGCCACGCACGCCACCACAAGGCCGCCGGCATCGACATCGTCGTCGCCCAGGGGTACGAGGCGGGCGGGCACACCGGCGAGATCGCCACCATGGTCCTCACCCCCGAGGTGGTGGCCGCCGTCGATCCGCTGCCGGTGCTCGCCGCGGGCGGTATCGGCACCGGGGAACAGATCGCCGCCGGGCTCGCCCTCGGCGCCCAGGGCGTCTGGCTGGGCTCGCTCTGGCTGACCACCGAGGAGGCCGATCTGCACTCCCGGCGGCTGACCGCGAAGCTGCTCGCCGCGGGTCCGGGCGACACCGTCCGCTCCCGCGCCCTGACCGGCAAACCCGCCCGTCAACTGCGCACCGAATGGACCGACGCCTGGGACGAACCGGGTGGCCCCGGCCCTCTCCCGATGCCGCTGCAGGGGCTGCTGGTCGCCGAGGCCAACTCCCGTATCCAGCGCTACGAGGTCGAGCCGCTGCTCGGCACCCCGGTCGGCCAGATCGTCGGCCGGATGAACAGCGAGCGCAGTGTGGCGGCCGTCTTCGACGACCTCACCCGCGGTTTCGAGCGGGCCGTCGACCGCATCAACCGCATCGCCGGACGTGGCTGA